A window of Procambarus clarkii isolate CNS0578487 chromosome 9, FALCON_Pclarkii_2.0, whole genome shotgun sequence contains these coding sequences:
- the LOC138362846 gene encoding P-selectin glycoprotein ligand 1-like → MYQNMYQTTNRHNLKQHYYHNINNNHLTNFNQKTKFNHQHKHHTNYNHNINHNHTHNHNINYHYNHNINHNINLNHYHNHNHNIKLSDHHNRNIKINYHHNHNINLNHPHNHNTNTNLNTPTHPTTSSIQTTQSQATQSQATQSQATQSQATQPQATQSQATQSQATQSQATQSQATQSQATQSQATQPQATQSQATQSQATQSQATQSQATQSQATQSQATQSQATQAQATQPQATQSQATQSQATQSQATQPQATQSQATQLQATQSLSQFQYQPQATQSDPNPRQPNTYFNPKPSHSYLKPR, encoded by the coding sequence ATGTACCAGAATATGTACCAGACTACCAACAGGCACAACCTCaagcaacactactaccacaacatcaacaacaaccatcTTACCAACTTCAACCAAAAAACCAAATTCAACCATCAACACAAACATCACACCAACTacaaccacaacatcaaccacaaccacacccacaaccacaacatcaactaTCATTACAACCACAATATCAACCACAATATCAACCTcaaccattaccacaaccacAATCACAATATCAAGCTCAGCGATCATCACAACCGCAACATCAAGATCAACTATCAtcacaaccacaacatcaacctcaaccatccccacaaccacaacaccaataCCAACCTTAACACCCCAACCCATCCAACAACATCCTCAATCCAGACTACCCAGTCCCAGGCCACACAGTCCCAGGCCACACAGTCCCAGGCCACACAGTCCCAGGCCACACAGCCCCAGGCCACACAGTCCCAGGCCACACAGTCCCAGGCCACACAGTCCCAGGCCACACAGTCCCAGGCCACACAGTCCCAGGCCACACAGTCCCAGGCCACACAGCCCCAGGCCACACAGTCCCAGGCCACACAGTCCCAGGCCACACAGTCCCAGGCCACACAGTCCCAGGCCACACAGTCCCAGGCCACACAGTCCCAGGCCACACAGTCCCAGGCCACACAGGCCCAGGCCACACAGCCCCAGGCCACACAGTCCCAGGCCACACAGTCCCAGGCCACACAGTCCCAGGCCACACAGCCCCAGGCCACACAGTCCCAGGCCACACAGCTCCAGGCCACACAGTCCCTATCTCAATTTcaataccaaccccaggccacccagtcCGACCCCAATCCCAGGCAACCCAATACCTACTTCAACCCCAAGCCATCCCATTCATACCTCAAACCCAGGTAA